The Sphingobacterium lactis sequence CTGGCCTATACGGGTCCACGCTTATTGAATATAGATGATGAGGGCTACCCACTGCAGCCTTATGGTGTTAAGGAAAATCCATATACCATTCTCGATGTTGCCGATATCGTTTATATCGATCCGATCAATACCGGATATTCCCGTATTCTGGATGAGAAGGCAGACCGGACACAGTTCTTCGGCGTCAATGCGGATATCCGCTACCTGGCGGAGTGGATCAATACCTTCGTGACGCGCAACAACCGATGGGCATCACCAAAATACCTGATCGGGGAGAGCTACGGTACGACCCGCGTTTCCGGATTGGCGTTGGAATTACAGAATGCCCAATGGATGTACCTCAATGGAGTTATTCTGGTGTCTCCGACGGAGCTGGGCATCAAGCGGGAAGGCGCCGTGGAGCAGGCCAATATATGGCCATATTACGCCGCAACGGCCTGGTACCACAAGAAATTGGCGCCAGCATACCAGAACAAAAAGTTGGAGGACTTCCTTCCGGAAGTAGAGGCATTTACCATCAATGAGCTGCTGCCAGCCTTGGCGAAAGGACACAGCATTACTGCGGAAGAGAAAAGTGCCGTAGTCAAGAAAATGGCACAATATACCTCCCTTTCGGAACAGGTTATCCTGCAGAACAACCTGAATATCCCAACCTCCCTGTATTGGAAGGAACTGCTCCGCGGTGAAGGAAAGACCATCGGTCGATTGGATTCCCGATACCTGGGCATTGACCTGCGGGATGCTGGTGAACGACCGGATTATAATGCCGAACTGACCTCCTGGTTGCATTCGTTCACACCGGCAATAAACTATTACTATGCGAATGAATTGAACTATAAATCCGATGTAAAGTATAATATGTTCGGACCGGTGCATCCATGGGACAATAAGAACGACAATACCGGTATGAACCTGCGTCAGGCGATGGCCGCCAATCCATACTTGCATCTGATGGTGCAGTCGGGTTATTTCGATGGGGCTTGCGATTATTTCAACGCCAAATATAACATGTGGCAGATGGATCCTTCGGGTAAGCTTGCGGACAGGATGAGCTTTGAAGGATATCACTCCGGGCACATGATGTATCTCCGCAAGGAAGATCTGATCAAGGCCAACGAAGATATCCGTCAGTTTATCCGTAAATCCTTACCGAAGGAAGGGCAGGCTGCGAAATATTAAGGGGAACTTCCGCATACTAACACTAGAAATCGCACTTCCTTTTAAGCTACGCTATAAAAAAGCGTTGTTTTTAGGTAAATTATTAACTGATTAGTATGTGTTTTTTGGAAATTATCCCATCTTTACGGCTTTATTAGAATGATGTACTATGATGAATACATATGAATTGATCTCCATTGGGCTATACATGCTTTTAATGGTATTGATCGGATTTTACTCGTGGAAGAAATCGACAAGCAATTCGGAGGAATTCCTGATCGGTGGACGTAAGATGGGAGCTGCCGTTACGGCACTTTCAGCGGGTGCTGCCGATATGAGCGGTTGGTTGCTGATGGGTTTACCTGGGGCCATGTATATGTCGGGAATTTCAAGTTCCTGGATTGCGATCGGTCTAACAACGGGTGCATTCCTGAATTACGTCCTGGTGGCACCGCGGCTTCGCGTTTATACCGAAGTGGCCAAGAACTCCATTACTATTCCCGTATTTTTTGAAAACCGATTCCATGATAAAACACAGCTGTTGAAAATCGCATCTTCCGTTTTCATCCTGGTTTTCTTTACCCTATATACCTCCGCGGGTATGGTCTCGGGAGGACGGCTGTTTGAATCTGCTTTCCAGATGGATTACTACACCGGACTGTTTGTGACCACCTTTGTGGTTGTGCTGTATACTTTCTTAGGGGGCTTCCTCGCCGTAAGTCTGACGGATTTCGTGCAGGGCACCATTATGGTGACCGCCTTGGTCATCCTTCCGATCGTGATGGTGAGCCAGATCGGTGGTTTGGGAACAACCATGGACATTATCGAAACGAAGAACAGCAATTACCTCAACCTCTTTACCGGCACGACGACGGTGTCGATCATATCGTTGCTGGCTTGGGGATTGGGGTACTTTGGGCAACCGCATATCTTGGTCCGCTTTATGGCCATTGACAGTGTAAAAGATATCCCCAAAGCCCGTAATATCGGGATCAGCTGGATGATCTTTACCGTAGGTGGTGCAATGTTGGTCGGTCTGTTCGGAATTGCCTATATTGCAAAATTTGATGTGGCCACCATGGCCAAATTTGATGGAAGCAAAGAACAAGCAGAGACCATCTTTATCTACCTATCGCGCATCCTTTTCCACCCATTGATCGGTGGGTTCCTGTTATCCGCGATTTTGGCGGCTGTTATGAGTACCATCTCTTCCCAGTTATTGGTGACTTCGAGTTCCATGACGGAGGATATTTACAAGACTTTCTTCAATAAACAGGCTTCAGCAAAGCGAATGTTGATGATGAGCCGGTTGTCCGTGTTGATCGTAGCCATCATCGCGCTTTTACTGTCCTTGAACCCGAAAGATAGCATCTTAAACTTGGTGGGAAATGCCTGGGCCGGATTCGGCGCTGCATTTGGTCCACTGATCCTATTGTCGCTCCTTTGGAAACGGACGACCGCTACTGCAGGACTTTTGGGGATGTTGGTCGGCGGTGCTACGGTACTGCTATGGGTGTATGTTCCGCACGATTATAAGGATGTGTATGAAATGATTCCTGGTTTCTTGCTTGGTTTTCTGACCATTGTGGTGGTTTCCTTCCTTTCGAAGCCAGTATCTCAAGAAGTACAGGATGAATTTGATGAAGTCGCTCGTATTGTGAAAAGTTAAAGTGAGCCAAATATTTGCAGGAAAACTTAATCACGTTTTCAATTGAATAGGATAGCGCTTGAAATCGAAGTACCTTCGATTTCAAGCGCTATTTTTTAATCTAAAGTCCTTTCCTACGAAATCCGCTATATACAAGACTTTTGGAGGCTTTTTCCATTTCTAAGATCTCAATTCTTCATCACAGCACGCCAATTCAAATGGATTCCCTATCTTTGGCACCAACTATATTATAACCCTACGATTATGTCACAACTAACCATCATTGATCTGGCGGCCAAGCTAGGCTTGTCGAAGTCGACGGTTTCCCGCGCTTTTCGAAACAGTAGTGATATCAATCCGGAAACAAAGGCGCGTATTTTGGCGATGGCGGAGGAACTCGGGTTTTCACCGAATACCCACGCATCAAATCTTCGCGGTAGCAAGAGCCAAACCATTGCGATCATTATCCCTGAGTTTGGGAATAAGTTCTTTAGCTTGGCAATTAAGGGCATTGAATTGGTGACACGATCGAAGGGTTACCACACGTTGATCTATGTAACAGATCATCAGGTGCAGAATGAGGCAACGATTGTTCGTTCTTTATCCAATGGTCGTGTAGATGGTGTGATCATGTCGGCATCAGGCGAGGGACATGAACATAACCACATCAAGCAATTGCGAAGCAAGAATATACCAATCGTATTCTTCGACAGAAATTATGACGATATCAATACGGTCTATGTAACGGGGAACGATGAGGAGGCAAGTTTCAAAGCGACCGAACATTTGATTGAAAACGGATGCAAACGGATAGCCTATTTGGTCATCAATAAGAATATTTCGATTGGCAAGGTGCGTATGGATGGCTATGCGAAAGCCTTGGCAAAACATGGGTTGCCCTTTGATGATCATTTGGTATTGGATACGGTCAATGAGGCGGAAGAAAATTGCAAGGATATCCGTCAGTTGCTTCGGGAATCCCGTCCGGATGGCGTAGTCGCTTCCGTTGAGCGATTGGCAATCTCAACCATGCGCGTGGCGCGTGAGGAGGGTCTTAAGATTCCTGACGATATCAAATTGATCGGGTTCTCCTGTCTGGATATTACCGACCTGGTACAACCTTCGTTGAGCGTCGTGAAACAACCTGCTTTTGAAATGGGCAAAATTGCAGCAACTTACCTGTTTGAGTCCCTTGCTAAACCGTTAAATCTTAAAGAACAGGAAACTACAATCCTCGAATCAACGCTAATTTACCAAGATTCTAGCAAAAAAAGTTGAGCAAAAGTTTGATTTTTAGCTAGGAAGCGGTTATCTTCGAATAGGATTCGGGAACATTCCCAAAATTCGATAACCAATAATTGCTTTTGATATAAACCTATTCATAAAAAGTATTTATTCGTAATAACTGTGGAAAACATCCGATTGGATAAGGGAAATCCAATACGTGACGCATATTAAACCCAATTTGAACACCGACACCTGTACTGCCGCAGGGACGGTATGGAAACCTAGATAATGAAAAACCGGTTGGTCCTTTTCTTTATTTGCGCTTTTCTGGCTGCGAACAGCAGCTGCAAGAAGGATATTGCAGTAGAAAATCCCCCAATTGAAGTCAGTGAATCAGATGGTTTTGTGCGCATTGATGAACATTTCCTAACCTGGGAACAAGAGATTACCCTCCGTTTTGATTTACGAAAAGGAAATGGTGAGCTCAGCAAAGCTACGGGCGATCTATACCTACATGCAGGGTTGATTACTCCCGGTAGCTCCAATGCTTCGGATTGGAAAGCAGTTGCGACGGAATGGAACAAGAACAACCCTTCTCACAAACTGAAGAAAGAGGAGGATGGCAGCTATAGTTTCACCTTTACGCCGAAACAATTCTTTGCGAGCTATTCCGCAACAGATGCACTGTATATGGCATTTTTGGTGCGCAATGCCGATGGCACACAAGTCGCACGAAATGCAGATGGTTCCGACCTTTATCTTCCAATAAGTTTCCAGCAGAAACTGGATGTGCAGTTCAACAGGCCGGTTGTGCTTCCGACGTATGTTGCCCGTACGGAAAAGCAATCTTTTGCCTTACAGGAAGAAATTGCTTTTGAAATTCTTTCATCGCAGAAAGTGGATAAAATCTCATTATATCTAGGAAGCGAAAAGATTGCCGAGGAAAGTGGGAGCGAAGTGCTCAAGGTAAAGTATACCCCCAAAACTGCCGGAGGACAGCTATTCCGCGCGCGCGTGGAAAGCGGAGGACAGACTGCGGAAAGAACCCTGAGCGTATTTGTAATGGGTGGTACTGCCGTTGCCGAACTTCCGGAAGGTGTAAAAGCCAATGGCATAACCGTTGATCGAACAAAAAATACGATATCCTTTGCCATTACAGCTCCGAATAAGCAATCTATCTTTTTATTGGGCGATTTCAATGGGTTCAAAGCCGATGCTGCCTATAGCATGAGCAGAACACCGGACGGAAAGACCTTCTGGGTTACCCTGCCGAATTTGGATTTCAACCGAAATTATACCTACCAATTTCTGGTGGATGGACAGGTAAAAATCGCCGATCCCTACAGTGAATTGGTGCTGGACCCAGCGCATGATGCAACAATTCCCAATATTCCTGCGTATCCTGCAGGCGCAAGCGGACATGTTTCTGTCCTTAACTTGACGCAATCCGCTTATCAATGGACGAATACGGCCTTTACCAATCCGCATCCTCAAGATCTGGTAATCTATGAAACCTTGGTACGCGATTTTATCCAAAGCCATGATTATAAGACTCTGACCGACTCTATCGGTTACTTTAAACGATTGGGCGTAAATGCGGTGCAACTGATGCCTGTGCAGGAATCGGAAGGAAATTCCACATGGGGTTATAATCCATCCTACCACATGGCACTGGACAAGTATTACGGGACGAAACAAGAATTGAAAACCTTTATCGATAAATGCCATAGTGAGGGCATCGCTGTTATTTTGGATGTGGTCTTAAACCATGCCTTTGGACAGTCGCCTTTGGTGCAGTTGTATATGGAGAATGGTACAGCAGCAGCGAATAACCCGTGGTTGAATGCGGTTGCCATGCACCCCTTTAATGTGGGAATGGACTTTAACCATGAAAGTCCATATACACAAGTGTTCGTGAAGGATGTACTGGCGTACTGGATTAATGAGTATAAAGTGGACGGTTTCCGATTTGACCTTTCCAAGGGATTTACGCAGAAGAACTCCGGTACTTCTGACAATGCCGTGGGAGCTTGGTCAGCATACGATGCGAGCAGAGTGGCCATCTGGAAGAAGTACAACCAATACCTGAAGTCGCTGGATAGTGATTTCTACGTTATTTTAGAGCATTTTGCTGAAGACCGGGAGGAACAGGAATTGGCAAATGAAGGCCTGTTGCTGTGGAATAACCTAAACCACGCCTTCAATGAGGCGACGATGGGATATGCATCGGATTTCACCAGGCTCTTTGCCAGTAACCGTGGCTTCGGTAATGCCAACCTGATCAGCTATATGGAATCGCACGATGAAGAACGCATTATGTTCAAGAACTTGCAGTATGGCAATGGCAATGGGGCATATTCAGCTAAAGCGCTGAAAACTGCACTGGAAAGGACCAAAATGGCGGCTAGCTTTCTTTTGGCTGCACCTGGGCCAAAGATGATCTGGCAATTTGGGGAGTTGGGTTATGATATCTCCATCGATTACAATGGGCGGACCGGAGAAAAACCGATCCACTGGGAATACCTAAAGGATACGGACAGAGGGAACCTATATCGCCATTTTGCGCAGTTGATCAGGATGAAAAAAGCCAATCAGATCTTCCGAAATGGCAAATTGCTGTCTTCATCTTTGCAGGGAAGTGTAAAATACTACGTGTTGGAAGAGGGTAGTCAACAGGTGCTGTTGATAGGAAATTTCGACGTTAAGGCACACGACTTCCAGATCCCATCTGCTGTGCAGGGAACGTGGCGGGATAACCTCACCAAAGATACGCGGGTCTTAACTCCAAATTCCACCTTGGCATTAGCGCCGGGAGCCTATTATTTTCTGAGTAAAACCTTACTAAACATAAACTAATTAAATTAATTGTAATGATGAGCAAATTTACTTTTCGAGTTGTATGGAGCATCGGTTTTCTGATGGTTCTGTGCATGACAACATTTGCCCAAACAGCGAGTCTCTCAGGCCGAATCACCGACCAGAATGGTCAGCCAGTATTGGGAGCGACTGTGCAGGTAAAAGGATTGCAGGTTGCCACCGCTTCCGGCGCGGACGGGAATTATTCCCTTTCCAATGTGCCGGTAGGAAATCAGGTGATCTCCGTCAATGCCATGGGATATGGTTTGGATGAGCAATCCATTGTGATCAATGCTGGAGAAAATAGCCTTAACTTCAGCTTGATTGAAACTTCGAGCGATTTGGATGAAATCGTGGTAATCGGTTACGGTATTGCAAAGAAAAAGCAGATTGCCGGTTCGGTTGCATCTGTTGGCCCCAAAGAATTTAACAAAGGTGTCGTAAGTTCGCCTGACCAGTTATTGACCGGTAAAGTGGCGGGTTTGACGATCAACCGGTCCAGTGGTGACCCAACTGCAGGTTCAACAGTGCAGTTGCGTGGTCCTTCGTCCCTGACGGCTAGTTCGTCACCTTTGTATGTTATCGATGGTATTGTCGGCGCAAGCATTGATCTGGTTGCACCTGATGATATCGTTTCCATGGACATCATGAAAGATGCTTCCTCCACAGCTATCTACGGTTCACGTGCTGCCAACGGGGTTATTTTCGTAACCACCAAGCGAGGCAAAGCGGGTAAGCCAGTATTGGCCTACAGTGGATATGCAGCATCGGAATCCATTTCGAACCGCGTGAATGTCCTG is a genomic window containing:
- a CDS encoding S10 family peptidase, yielding MKRYFLLISALFLGLMSYAQRIPFADSTIVTKHNITANGQKFGYTAKTGFQPVWDANGKVLATVHYTYYSRDGVNKNNRPLVISFNGGPGSGSVWMHLAYTGPRLLNIDDEGYPLQPYGVKENPYTILDVADIVYIDPINTGYSRILDEKADRTQFFGVNADIRYLAEWINTFVTRNNRWASPKYLIGESYGTTRVSGLALELQNAQWMYLNGVILVSPTELGIKREGAVEQANIWPYYAATAWYHKKLAPAYQNKKLEDFLPEVEAFTINELLPALAKGHSITAEEKSAVVKKMAQYTSLSEQVILQNNLNIPTSLYWKELLRGEGKTIGRLDSRYLGIDLRDAGERPDYNAELTSWLHSFTPAINYYYANELNYKSDVKYNMFGPVHPWDNKNDNTGMNLRQAMAANPYLHLMVQSGYFDGACDYFNAKYNMWQMDPSGKLADRMSFEGYHSGHMMYLRKEDLIKANEDIRQFIRKSLPKEGQAAKY
- the putP gene encoding sodium/proline symporter PutP, whose product is MMNTYELISIGLYMLLMVLIGFYSWKKSTSNSEEFLIGGRKMGAAVTALSAGAADMSGWLLMGLPGAMYMSGISSSWIAIGLTTGAFLNYVLVAPRLRVYTEVAKNSITIPVFFENRFHDKTQLLKIASSVFILVFFTLYTSAGMVSGGRLFESAFQMDYYTGLFVTTFVVVLYTFLGGFLAVSLTDFVQGTIMVTALVILPIVMVSQIGGLGTTMDIIETKNSNYLNLFTGTTTVSIISLLAWGLGYFGQPHILVRFMAIDSVKDIPKARNIGISWMIFTVGGAMLVGLFGIAYIAKFDVATMAKFDGSKEQAETIFIYLSRILFHPLIGGFLLSAILAAVMSTISSQLLVTSSSMTEDIYKTFFNKQASAKRMLMMSRLSVLIVAIIALLLSLNPKDSILNLVGNAWAGFGAAFGPLILLSLLWKRTTATAGLLGMLVGGATVLLWVYVPHDYKDVYEMIPGFLLGFLTIVVVSFLSKPVSQEVQDEFDEVARIVKS
- a CDS encoding LacI family DNA-binding transcriptional regulator; the encoded protein is MSQLTIIDLAAKLGLSKSTVSRAFRNSSDINPETKARILAMAEELGFSPNTHASNLRGSKSQTIAIIIPEFGNKFFSLAIKGIELVTRSKGYHTLIYVTDHQVQNEATIVRSLSNGRVDGVIMSASGEGHEHNHIKQLRSKNIPIVFFDRNYDDINTVYVTGNDEEASFKATEHLIENGCKRIAYLVINKNISIGKVRMDGYAKALAKHGLPFDDHLVLDTVNEAEENCKDIRQLLRESRPDGVVASVERLAISTMRVAREEGLKIPDDIKLIGFSCLDITDLVQPSLSVVKQPAFEMGKIAATYLFESLAKPLNLKEQETTILESTLIYQDSSKKS
- a CDS encoding alpha-amylase family glycosyl hydrolase: MKNRLVLFFICAFLAANSSCKKDIAVENPPIEVSESDGFVRIDEHFLTWEQEITLRFDLRKGNGELSKATGDLYLHAGLITPGSSNASDWKAVATEWNKNNPSHKLKKEEDGSYSFTFTPKQFFASYSATDALYMAFLVRNADGTQVARNADGSDLYLPISFQQKLDVQFNRPVVLPTYVARTEKQSFALQEEIAFEILSSQKVDKISLYLGSEKIAEESGSEVLKVKYTPKTAGGQLFRARVESGGQTAERTLSVFVMGGTAVAELPEGVKANGITVDRTKNTISFAITAPNKQSIFLLGDFNGFKADAAYSMSRTPDGKTFWVTLPNLDFNRNYTYQFLVDGQVKIADPYSELVLDPAHDATIPNIPAYPAGASGHVSVLNLTQSAYQWTNTAFTNPHPQDLVIYETLVRDFIQSHDYKTLTDSIGYFKRLGVNAVQLMPVQESEGNSTWGYNPSYHMALDKYYGTKQELKTFIDKCHSEGIAVILDVVLNHAFGQSPLVQLYMENGTAAANNPWLNAVAMHPFNVGMDFNHESPYTQVFVKDVLAYWINEYKVDGFRFDLSKGFTQKNSGTSDNAVGAWSAYDASRVAIWKKYNQYLKSLDSDFYVILEHFAEDREEQELANEGLLLWNNLNHAFNEATMGYASDFTRLFASNRGFGNANLISYMESHDEERIMFKNLQYGNGNGAYSAKALKTALERTKMAASFLLAAPGPKMIWQFGELGYDISIDYNGRTGEKPIHWEYLKDTDRGNLYRHFAQLIRMKKANQIFRNGKLLSSSLQGSVKYYVLEEGSQQVLLIGNFDVKAHDFQIPSAVQGTWRDNLTKDTRVLTPNSTLALAPGAYYFLSKTLLNIN